One genomic segment of Streptomyces sp. TLI_146 includes these proteins:
- a CDS encoding cytochrome P450 — MRCPHLPEGFDFTDPDLLQDRVPYPEFAQARQTAPVFWCPQPHGIAGFGDDGYWVVTRHADVKYVSTHPELFSSTTNTAVIRFNQNITRDQIEVQRLIMLNMDPPEHTRVRQIVQRGFTPRAIRSLESTLRDRARRIVDTALTASKGGDSFDFVTNIAVELPLQAIAELIGVPQQDRAKIFDWSNKMAAYDDPEYAITEEIGAEAAMEIVSYAMNLAAARKECPAKDIVSTLVAAEGEGNLLADEFGFFVILLAVAGNETTRNAISHGMHAFLTHPDQWELYKRERPETAAEEIVRWATPVVSFQRTATQDTELGGQKIKAGDRVGLFYSSANNDPELFDEPERFDILRDPNPHLGFGGGGPHFCLGKSLAVLEINLIFNAIADALPNLTLAGDPRRLRSAWLNGIKELQVSP, encoded by the coding sequence ATGCGCTGCCCCCACCTGCCCGAGGGGTTCGACTTCACCGACCCCGACCTGCTCCAGGACCGCGTCCCGTACCCAGAGTTCGCCCAGGCGCGGCAGACCGCCCCGGTCTTCTGGTGCCCCCAGCCGCACGGCATCGCCGGCTTCGGCGACGACGGCTACTGGGTGGTGACGCGCCACGCCGACGTCAAGTACGTCTCCACGCACCCGGAGCTGTTCTCCTCCACCACCAACACCGCCGTCATCCGCTTCAACCAGAACATCACCCGCGACCAGATCGAGGTCCAGCGGCTGATCATGCTCAACATGGACCCGCCGGAGCACACCCGGGTCCGCCAGATCGTCCAGCGCGGCTTCACCCCGCGCGCGATCCGCTCGCTGGAGTCCACCCTGCGCGACCGCGCCCGCCGCATCGTCGACACGGCCCTCACCGCGTCCAAGGGCGGCGACTCCTTCGACTTCGTCACCAACATCGCCGTCGAGCTGCCGCTCCAGGCGATCGCGGAGCTCATCGGCGTACCGCAGCAGGACCGCGCGAAGATCTTCGACTGGTCCAACAAGATGGCGGCGTACGACGATCCCGAGTACGCCATCACCGAGGAGATCGGCGCCGAGGCCGCCATGGAGATCGTCTCGTACGCGATGAACCTCGCGGCGGCGCGCAAGGAGTGCCCCGCGAAGGACATCGTGTCGACGCTGGTCGCGGCCGAGGGCGAAGGCAACCTGCTGGCCGACGAGTTCGGCTTCTTCGTCATCCTGCTCGCGGTCGCGGGCAACGAGACCACGCGCAACGCGATCAGCCACGGGATGCACGCGTTCCTCACCCACCCCGACCAGTGGGAACTCTACAAACGCGAGCGCCCGGAGACGGCGGCGGAGGAGATCGTGCGCTGGGCGACGCCGGTGGTGTCCTTCCAGCGTACGGCCACGCAGGACACGGAACTCGGCGGTCAGAAGATCAAGGCGGGCGACCGGGTCGGCCTGTTCTACTCCTCCGCCAACAACGACCCCGAACTCTTCGACGAGCCCGAGCGGTTCGACATCCTCCGCGACCCTAACCCGCACCTCGGCTTCGGCGGCGGGGGCCCGCACTTCTGCCTCGGCAAGTCGCTGGCGGTCCTCGAAATCAACCTGATCTTCAACGCGATAGCGGACGCCCTGCCGAACCTGACCCTGGCGGGCGACCCGCGCCGCCTGCGCTCGGCATGGCTGAACGGGATCAAGGAGCTCCAGGTGAGCCCGTGA
- a CDS encoding DUF397 domain-containing protein, with translation MGSINSELADAQWRKSSYSSDQGGECVECATLGAARWRKSSHSGNQGGECVEIAALPSTVAVRDSKDPHGPAIRFNPAAFGDFVRQL, from the coding sequence ATGGGGAGCATCAACTCTGAGCTGGCCGACGCCCAGTGGCGTAAGTCCAGTTACAGCAGTGACCAGGGCGGCGAATGCGTCGAGTGCGCGACCCTCGGCGCCGCCCGCTGGCGCAAGTCCTCCCACAGCGGCAACCAGGGCGGCGAATGCGTAGAGATCGCCGCCCTCCCCTCCACCGTCGCCGTTCGCGACTCCAAGGACCCCCACGGTCCCGCCATCCGCTTCAACCCGGCCGCCTTCGGCGACTTCGTACGGCAGCTGTAG